A single region of the Bacteroides luhongzhouii genome encodes:
- a CDS encoding sigma-54-dependent transcriptional regulator, which produces MSKSGTIIIVDDNKGVLTAIQLLLKNYFSKVVTLSSPVTLSSVIREETPEVILLDMNFTSGINTGNEGLFWLHEIKKVRPELPVVLFTAYADIELAIRGIKEGATDFIVKPWDNQKLVETLQAAAASTHNDKKTDSKEETTHSPMYWGKSKVMQQLRALIEKVAITDANILITGENGTGKEMLAREIHVLSNRKYKEMIAVDMGTITESLFESELFGHVKGSFTDAHTDRTGKFEAADNSTLFLDEIGNLPYHLQAKLLTAIQRRSIVKVGSNTPIPIHIRLICATNRNLQEMVVKGEFREDLLYRINTIHVEIPPLRERKEDIIPLAERFMVRFCKQYDKVLMKFTPDAKDKLKAHLWYGNIRELEHVIEKAVIINDSPLVPAELFQLSIPRTESQEKSISTLEEMEMQMIRKALDACAGNLSAVAVQLGITRQTLYNKMKKFGL; this is translated from the coding sequence ATGAGTAAATCAGGAACAATCATCATTGTAGACGATAATAAAGGAGTGCTGACCGCCATACAACTCCTTTTGAAAAATTATTTTTCCAAGGTCGTCACACTCTCCTCTCCTGTCACCCTGTCCAGTGTCATAAGGGAGGAAACACCGGAAGTAATTCTCCTGGATATGAATTTCACATCAGGCATCAACACCGGTAATGAGGGTTTATTCTGGTTGCATGAAATAAAAAAAGTACGTCCGGAACTTCCGGTCGTACTTTTTACGGCTTATGCCGACATCGAACTGGCTATCCGGGGGATTAAAGAAGGAGCAACCGACTTTATTGTCAAGCCTTGGGATAACCAAAAACTGGTGGAAACCCTGCAAGCCGCAGCAGCTTCTACGCACAACGACAAGAAAACGGACAGCAAGGAAGAAACGACTCACTCACCTATGTATTGGGGAAAAAGCAAAGTGATGCAGCAACTCCGCGCACTGATTGAAAAGGTAGCCATCACCGATGCCAATATCCTGATAACAGGCGAAAACGGAACGGGGAAAGAAATGCTGGCACGAGAGATTCATGTCCTGTCCAACCGCAAATACAAAGAAATGATTGCAGTGGATATGGGGACTATCACAGAGTCTTTATTTGAAAGTGAGCTTTTCGGACACGTAAAGGGTTCTTTCACCGACGCACACACCGACCGGACCGGCAAATTTGAAGCTGCCGATAACAGTACGCTGTTTCTTGATGAAATAGGCAACCTGCCTTATCACCTGCAAGCAAAGCTACTGACTGCCATCCAACGGCGAAGCATTGTGAAAGTGGGAAGCAACACTCCGATTCCCATTCATATCCGACTGATATGCGCAACCAACCGGAATCTGCAAGAGATGGTAGTGAAAGGTGAATTCCGGGAAGATTTGCTCTATCGTATCAATACCATTCATGTAGAAATCCCTCCTTTGCGGGAGCGGAAAGAAGATATTATTCCACTTGCCGAAAGGTTCATGGTACGCTTTTGCAAGCAATATGACAAGGTATTGATGAAGTTCACTCCCGACGCTAAAGATAAATTGAAAGCACACCTTTGGTATGGTAATATCCGTGAATTGGAACACGTGATTGAAAAAGCTGTTATCATCAATGATAGTCCGCTCGTTCCCGCCGAATTGTTCCAATTATCAATTCCACGGACGGAGAGTCAGGAGAAAAGCATTTCTACGCTCGAAGAAATGGAAATGCAGATGATACGGAAAGCACTCGACGCTTGCGCAGGAAACTTATCCGCAGTAGCCGTCCAACTGGGAATAACCAGGCAAACTCTTTATAACAAGATGAAAAAATTCGGATTATGA
- a CDS encoding sensor histidine kinase, giving the protein MTVQLQQAGVQYWFRVLLTVLFCASSVWFGIHQSYGWLGVSLCLLVLSVLWQIRLYRLHTKQVLFMIDALENNDNTFHFTEENGTPESKEINRALNRVGHILHSVKAETAQQEKYYELILDFVGTGLVVLNDNGAVYQKNKEALRLLGLNVFTHIHQLSQVDAQLMEKIENCRPGDKLQVIFHNERGTINLSIRVSEINVRNEHLRILALNDINTELDEKEIDSWIRLTRVLTHEIMNSVTPITSLCDTLLSISANKDEEVNHGLQTISTTGKGLLAFVESYRQFTRIPTPEPSLFYVKAFIERMVELACHQHPCEHIRFHTEITPADLIVYADENLISQVVINLLKNAIQAIGNQPDGRIELKASCNDMEEIWIEIKNNGPEIPSEIAEHIFIPFFTTKEGGSGIGLSISRQIMRLSGGSLTLLREKETTFILKFK; this is encoded by the coding sequence ATGACAGTGCAGCTTCAACAAGCAGGCGTTCAGTATTGGTTCAGAGTCTTGCTGACTGTACTCTTCTGTGCGTCGTCTGTGTGGTTCGGTATACATCAATCATACGGTTGGTTAGGAGTCAGTCTTTGTTTATTGGTTCTTAGCGTACTTTGGCAAATCCGCCTTTATCGCCTCCACACCAAACAAGTGCTCTTTATGATTGATGCGCTTGAGAATAATGATAATACGTTTCATTTTACCGAAGAAAACGGTACTCCCGAAAGCAAAGAAATAAACCGGGCGCTCAACCGCGTGGGACATATCTTACATAGCGTGAAAGCAGAAACAGCCCAGCAAGAGAAATACTACGAACTGATTCTCGACTTTGTCGGTACAGGATTAGTAGTGCTCAATGATAATGGAGCCGTCTATCAAAAGAACAAAGAAGCACTCCGTCTTCTGGGACTGAATGTGTTTACACATATCCACCAGTTGAGTCAGGTGGATGCGCAGCTTATGGAGAAAATAGAAAACTGTCGTCCGGGAGACAAACTACAAGTCATATTTCACAATGAACGGGGAACGATTAACTTATCCATCCGTGTGTCGGAAATCAATGTACGTAATGAGCACCTGCGCATCCTTGCTTTGAATGATATCAATACGGAACTGGATGAAAAGGAAATAGATTCATGGATTCGGCTGACACGGGTGCTGACACACGAGATTATGAACTCTGTGACTCCCATCACTTCCCTCTGCGATACGCTTCTTTCGATATCAGCGAATAAAGACGAAGAGGTAAATCACGGATTGCAGACAATCAGTACGACAGGAAAAGGGCTGCTTGCCTTTGTAGAATCGTACCGGCAATTCACACGTATACCGACACCAGAGCCCTCCTTGTTCTATGTGAAAGCATTCATAGAAAGAATGGTTGAGCTTGCCTGTCATCAGCATCCATGCGAGCATATCCGATTCCACACAGAGATTACCCCTGCAGACTTAATCGTATATGCGGACGAGAATCTTATTTCACAAGTAGTTATCAATCTTTTGAAAAACGCAATTCAGGCAATCGGCAATCAGCCGGATGGGAGAATTGAGCTGAAGGCGTCCTGCAATGACATGGAAGAAATATGGATTGAGATAAAAAATAATGGTCCCGAAATCCCGTCGGAAATAGCAGAACATATCTTCATTCCTTTCTTTACTACCAAAGAAGGCGGTAGCGGGATCGGACTTAGCATCTCCCGCCAAATCATGCGCCTCTCGGGAGGAAGCCTTACATTACTACGGGAGAAAGAGACAACGTTTATTTTAAAATTCAAATAA
- a CDS encoding Crp/Fnr family transcriptional regulator — MIPTLVNNPLFRGITPERLLADLEEISFHTRSYKKGEILARQGDVCNRLVILTKGSVRGEMIDYSGRLIKVEDITAPRAIAPLFLFGEQNRYPVEVTANEPTEVIELPKPSVLSLFRKNEQFLENYMNLSANYARTLSDKLFFMSFKTIRQKLASYLLRLYKQQQQAHITLDRSQQELSDYFGVSRPSLARELAHMQEDGLLIADRKHITILQKEKLVRLIQ, encoded by the coding sequence ATGATACCTACACTAGTCAACAATCCGCTATTCCGGGGAATCACTCCGGAAAGACTTCTTGCCGATCTGGAAGAGATCAGTTTTCATACACGTTCTTATAAGAAAGGAGAAATCCTGGCACGACAGGGAGATGTGTGCAACCGTCTTGTCATCCTGACCAAAGGGAGTGTGCGTGGGGAAATGATTGACTATTCGGGACGTCTTATCAAGGTGGAGGATATAACTGCTCCCAGAGCGATTGCCCCTCTGTTCCTGTTTGGTGAACAGAACCGCTATCCGGTGGAAGTGACTGCCAATGAACCGACAGAAGTTATTGAGCTTCCTAAACCAAGTGTTTTGAGTTTGTTCCGCAAGAATGAGCAGTTCTTGGAAAACTATATGAACCTCTCCGCCAATTATGCACGGACTTTATCGGATAAACTTTTCTTCATGTCATTCAAGACCATTCGTCAGAAACTTGCCTCCTACCTGCTCCGCCTATACAAACAGCAGCAACAGGCACATATCACCCTCGACCGTTCGCAACAGGAGTTGAGTGATTACTTCGGAGTGTCCCGCCCCTCCCTCGCCCGCGAACTGGCACACATGCAAGAAGACGGACTATTGATAGCGGACCGTAAACATATCACTATTTTACAGAAAGAAAAACTGGTCCGACTCATCCAATAA